The Argentina anserina chromosome 5, drPotAnse1.1, whole genome shotgun sequence genome includes the window ATATCACTATTCAAATATGTACTGTCTATGTATTCATGTACTCCGATGTACTATTCATAGTAAATACTATCAGTAAATACAAATCACTTATTTAcctttcagaaattacttttataatttactgtacgtaaattacatttacatttactgtacgtaaattaattttatatttactctacataatttacttttttacaaTTATCGTacataaatcactttttataaaaaattactGTGCGTGCCTCTCACGCGCCTGCCTACAGTGGCAGCGCATGGAGcccacgcgccgcccaaaACCTTGCATTCCTTCCTCCTCTACCCTTCTACGACCTCGGGCCGCCTCCCTGCCCCCTTCAAGCCtcttcacgcgccgccctaggcAGCGGTACCTCCCTCATCTCCTCCTCCAATATTCTCCCAAATCGAACCAAAACAACCACAATAATCCTATTAAGCTAACCCTGACCTTCATTGGACTGTGAAACCGTCGGATTGTCGCCGGAGAAGCTCAAGATGCCGGCGGTGTCGAATTTGAGCAGAGGCCAGGCGACGCGTGAATTCGATCTCCAATCTCGTCGCAGGTGGCATCGGGGGTGAGGAAAGGTGGAGACGAGTTAGCCTCGTGCACTGGCGTCGTCGGAAAATCGTAGGAGGCTCGGGTTGTCGCGCGGCTTCACAGCGGCGGTGAGGGACACGGACGTCCAGTGGGTGAGATCGCCGACGATGAGTTTTCTGAGGGAGAGAGACGtcagggagagagaagagagagaaagagaaggaggcgggtgagaggtttctgaaaatggaaacacTAATCCCAAAATTCCCTTTTTATACCctcttctaaaatcggaaactaactttcgtcgttaataactttcatgtaCGACGTcagattagaacgcgtgacgtgtccacgaacccgtatcgacgagctctacaacttcagtgaaggaagttttcggaaacgagCAACGGAGTAAAAATCAATTCTTACAtcgcggaaatgtaacgtttttccgaTTTAAATTTCCGAAGGCGGTTCCGTTTCGATTTGACATAGTCATGAAGCGAGAAATACACGATTTAATGACTTTAACAAGTTTTCAAAATATCACCGAATTCTTACAAATTGACCccaaaaaatcgggttattacactttTTGACCTTGTTAACTCTTGTGTTTGACTGGATTGGGGTATGGGGGAGAGTGAGAGATGCATAAgtcagaagagagagagagagagagagagagagagagagagagagagagagagagttcttATTTGAGCCGTGACAAAGGAAGCGTTCTTGCATGTCTTTGTTTTTTTCCCTTTGTTGTATACAAAGCGACATCGTTTTAGCATCTATTTAATAATTAAAGAGAAGTAAATGACATCATTTTGTGGgttgaaacaaaaaaacaatagaAAACATATGCTTGAGTTGCAACGGCGTTCACCAGTATCTACCATTTTCATATCTTCCGCCGGGAAAACATCATATTCCATGCCCAAAAGCAAAACCTTGTCTAGGCAGTTGCTTAGACTTGCCTACAcgtggatccgccactgtatatatgtatttacgtCTAATGACTTGAAATGCACAAAAAGTTTAAGATTCTTGTAAGTTGAACTCAATTCGCAAGGGCATTGCTTATAAAATGGGTTTACACCCTAGTTAGAGGGTAGAGTAAACATACAAGATTATGATTATCTTTGAGACTTAAAAAACCTCTGTAGAAAGTCACATATAAAATAACAGAAGAAACTTATGAGTTGTGACCCAGACAATGCTGTAACATTGAATCTGTTTGGTTCCACTTGAAGACTAACTTTACTGGCGACCTTCTATGCTTTAATTTTTCTAAAGTTGTCATGACTTTATGGAAGTCATATAATATTACTGCTTTTACATTATCTGCATGTATGTTACAAGGCATTTCTCGATCATATAGTTGCGAGACAGGCTATCGTACCCACCGGTACCACATACGCActttaaaaaaacatatttaaaattCTTGTAACTTGAAGAATCGGTCATCGAGTTACCTATTTAAATTATGACACGTGTCATATTTTATTTcgtttttattttacaaatttaacATTACATTTGTGATCAAATTGGTAACTTTGTTGAAAAACATGTAATATAGGCCATTAACATATTAATTACACTAAATaagataaaaaatataatttatgatCAGGATTATAGTAATTCTCATAATCCAATGGTGAATCATGGAAATCTAATAGTTAGGATATTTTTACGCAACCAAACATTATTACATAAATAAGAACACATGGACTATATTGtgtaaatatgaaaatttaccACATTTACAACACATGCATCTTCAAATCTGTAAAATAAGTCACGAACATGTAAATATGGTTGTGACCTTGTAATTACAACTTATAAAacatttattacaaataaatttATCAATTGTCCTCGTATTCATAATAACATTgtaaaaaatataatcattTTAAATCCCGCCCAATTACACAAATTGAAAAGTATATTACATATAATGAGGACACATGCACTATTTTGTgtaaatatatgaaaatttatCACATTCACAACACATTTGtcttattattttaaaatgattcATGATTCATGAACATGTAAATATGTATGTGGCCTTGTAATTACAACTTATATAACatttattacaaaaaaatttAGCAATTGCCCCCATATTCATAATAATGTTGTGAAAAATGTGATAACATAAAATACCACCTAATTACACAACTAAGAACTCTATTACATGAATGAGGACACATGGACTCTTTTGTgtaaatatgaaaaatttaccacATGTACAACAAATTTGTCTTCAAATTTGTAGAAGAGTATGAACATACAAATATATTGTGGCCTTGTAATTATTACTTATATAACATTTATTGCAAAAAAATCTTATCAATTGtctctaaattcataataacgttgtgaaaaatgtaataatttaaaatgtcaCCCAAGTACACAATTGATAACTCTATTACATGAATGAAGACACCTATCTATTTGCacacaaaaaatgaaaatttacgCACTACAACAACATATTCATTGCAACATACAGAAATTGTTTCCAAAACttgtaaatataattttaagtGGTAAGTCGCtgaataaatttaaattttcacaCCTATTATATCTTCATATAAGTGATATGttatttaaataaaatattacctgaaacatttaattattttagaaAAGTATTAATGATGTAGTTAATTAGTAATAAATAAAACTCAttgattttttcctttttagaaTAAACTCATAATTAATTACTTTATTACATTGTGACCCGGTAAACAAGTGAGATCTTTTTTGTGAATATTCTTAACCATTAGATTTATTATCAATCTAATGGCTACAAATATTTCAAAAACCACGGTATACTAGCAAGATCAAATGGATCagtaaatttcattttttcagtCACTCTGCAGTTTAATGGTGGAAATGAGTCGTTGCCTAGTTGGATTGCAACTACAAACAAAAATATGGATTTACATAATAATATACTAGCCTCGTGACACACTTCGTATGTGCTATATttagttcttttttttctaacagaaattgtgagaaaaaaaaactgatatagtagtgtgtagttttgtttctcattctattttttcttttcacttttatattttttaaattacaatCATATCATTCAAATCATAGTCAGATAAATTTTGAAGTTTAATAAACCTCAGACAATTTGGATAGTTTAAAAATTTAGCCAGTAACATGTCAATTCTCtttcttattttattaatataatatatactagGTGGTTGGAATACCTACTGGAGTGTAGGGTGGGTTTAAGAGTGAATAATGTATCTTGATTAAATAATCTGATGCTCTCTTTCGCTTAGTTTTGTTGTGCTAATTCAGTAAAATTTCTGGTTTATAAACAGGAATTGGCTTCAAGAGTGTGTTTCTGATCACTGCTCAGCCTTACATATTTAGTAATGGTTATCAGATAAGGTTTAGTGAAGAGCCTTGTTCACAATGCAATGTTGGCTACATAGTACCTGAATGGGTTGAGCAGAATCCCACTCTCTCTGACATACAGACGATATATGGTTCTGCTACTGCCCTTCCCACCACAACACTGATCTTACCTTTAAAGCTCGACAAGGTTCTGCCTGTCAAGAAGCAACTCTCAGTCATTCATCCGGAAGTTCTCTTGTTCCTATCAAAGATTAAACGGCTTTCTGTGAGGGAAGATAATGAGGATCAAAGGCAGAACACTGTGAGTGCAATTGAGATAGAAAGCCAGACTGATTTTGTTACCAGGAAGAATATTAATGCTCAATCCTACACTCTGCGTCTTTCAGCTGAAGAAAATGGTGGTAATGGAGAGTGCAGTTACCACATGTGGAAACAAAGGTTTCCTGTCAGACAGGAATTCAGAGTTGAGAGGAGAATGGAGGTGGATGAGTGGGTGATCACTCTTGCCTTTCCAAATGGAGAACGTCTTCGAAGAGCAATGAACTCATCTCCTGGTGTTTATGCATTTCTTCCTACAGAGATGGTGACCAACTTTCCATTCATAATACAGGCGGATTTTCTTTTAGCATCTTCAAGAGAGACCATCCTACTTGACAACAAGTGGAATCAAGGGATTCTTGAGTGTGTGCCTACCGCATTTGCCCATGCCTTCAACACTCTTGTGAAAACTGTGGAAGGTGCACCAGCATCAAGTTTGCCTCCAATGTTCAGATTCTTGCCTGTTCAGGCTTCATCTTATAAAGAATTAAATGCTGTAAGAGAGTCGATAAAAGCAAAGATGATTGACGAAGACATTATACCAGTTGAGCCTGAGATGGAGCAGAGGTTCTTCCACAAGCCTCGTGAAGTGGGAAGATTAATACCAGCCTTTTGGACTCTTTTGAGGAAGGCGAAGAATCAAGGTGTAAGTCTGATCAAGCTATCATCACATGGAAGATTTGTTCTGTCTTATTCTTTTGACAGCACGGAATATGATCCTATACTAAGTTTCCTTGGAGTCGAACCAGTGAATGATGACTGGTATGTTAAATGCATACAGGGTACTTCCAATCTTGTTGTTGGAGTATCAGAACATGTGTACTTAGAGCTTCTACTGTTTATTGCTGACAATTGGGGTTCTAAGTTTGGTCGCACCAACATGAAGAACATACCATTGATAAAATGTGCAGACTATGGAAATAAATCTTTGTGCAGCATAAGTGAAATTCAGAAGAATGAATGCAGAGTTTTCTTGTCGAGCCATCCCTCTATTGTTTCGTGGCTGATTGATTGCAACCGGGAATTTATATCTGTGACTCGTCTTCTCTTTATGCCGAAGGCTACGCAGGAAGCTATCTGGGCATGCTCTAGGAAGGATACATTGAAGAAATGGCTCGCTGATCAGGTTGGGGTTGGTTCTGTTGATGTCAAAAGATATGCAGTTGATCTCCTTGAGAATTCTTTTAATGAGCGGAGGCTTGTTGTTGCATATGCACACTTCTTGTATCAATCATTCGACAATGATTTGCTCAGTAGTAGGGAAGTTAGCAGTTTATGTGAAAATATGCCACTCGTGGATAGCTACGGGAATGTCATCAGGAGTAGAAGAGGGGTTGTTGTCCCAGCCAATGGAAGCAAATGGGCAGACTTGACTGATTCCAATTTGTGGAGAAACGAAGGCTATGTGGAATTAGGAGACCATTATATATCTTCTAGCAATTTTGCTGGTAAGCATACTCCGCATAAGAAACTTCTCGAGTTCCTAATAAATTATGCTGCTGCTGTGGATGTCCCTCATATTTCTGCTCCAACTGATGGTATCTCGTCTGTATCTGGACCACTTACTAAGAAGAATGCCTTTCTGCTATTGGAGTGGATTCGCCAACTGAAGTATAAAAGAGCTTGCATCCCTCAGAAGTTTTTGACATGTATCAAGGAAGGTAGTTGGTTAAAAGTTACTTTGAATGGTTCCCCTGGTTATAGGCCACCATCCCAGTCATTTCTGCTTACCTCTTCATGGGGAAATACTCTGCAGAATGGATCCGTTTCTGTTGACATTCCATTGATTGATGAGAGCTTCTATGGTGAGAGCATTAGAGAATACAAGGAGGAGCTAATGACAATTGGGGTCATGTTTGAATACAGCGAAGCATGTGAATTTATTGGGAAGCATTTCATGTCTCTGGCAGCTTCATCCTCTTTGACAAGAGGAAATGTGTATTCCATTCTGCGTTTCATCAAATTTCTAAGGGACAAATGTCTTTCTCCTGCTGATTTTATCTCTACTATTAGACAAGGAAACTGGCTGAAGACTTCTCTTGGCTACAGGTCTCCTGTGGGATCTGTTTTGTCAGACAGAGAGTGGAATGTTGCCTCCAAAATTAGCAATATTCCCTTCATTGATCAGGACTTCTACGGTGATGAaatctgtaatttcagaactGAACTTGAGTTGCTCGGTGTGGTGATCTCCTTCAACAACAGTTACCAACTTATAATTGACAACCTGAAGTCACCATTTTTGATAACTTGGACACCTGAGGTAGTTATCTTAATGCTCAAGTGTATGAATATTTCTGAATCACCTGATAAAGTTGTGGATGCATTGAAAGGAGCCAAGTGCCTCAAGACAAGGATCGGTTACAAGTGTCCAGGGGAATGTCTTTTGTTTCATCACGAATGGGGTTGCATTCTCCAGGTCGTCAGTGGTCTTCCTGTGATTGATCATGAATTCTATGGGAGCAACATTTTCCGGTACAGAAATGAACTGAAAAAGATTGGTGTTGCTGCTGATTTTGAAGAGGCTGCAAGAGTATTCGCTCGATATTTCAGGGAGTGTGCATCAAAATGTTCCATCAGCAAGGAAAATGTTGCATCATTGCTTCTGTGTTACAGAACGCTGAAGGGGACTTCATATAAGTTTCCTGCTGATCTTATGAGCTGCATTGGTAAGGCCGAGTGGTTGCGTACTCGTCTTGGTTATAAATGTCCAAGGGAGTGCATTCTCTTTAGTCCCGAGTGGAAGGATATATCCCCAATAACTCTGCTTCCTTTCATTGATGATTCCGAGAGTTGCTATGGAAGGAGCATACATGAGTACAGAAAAGAGCTGAAGAGCTTGGGGGTTATCGTCGAATACAAGGAAGGACTCAACCTTGTGGCTTCTTCTCTTAATCTCCCAAAGGA containing:
- the LOC126794087 gene encoding uncharacterized protein LOC126794087, translating into MATTMTPREHIEDIRKTKFSIGEKLNPLTEDLHQAVKNLSGELYAKDVHFFMELVQNAEDNEYSEGIDPSLEFVITSRDITATGAPATLLVFNNEKGFSSKNIDSICSVGRSTKKGNRKHGYIGEKGIGFKSVFLITAQPYIFSNGYQIRFSEEPCSQCNVGYIVPEWVEQNPTLSDIQTIYGSATALPTTTLILPLKLDKVLPVKKQLSVIHPEVLLFLSKIKRLSVREDNEDQRQNTVSAIEIESQTDFVTRKNINAQSYTLRLSAEENGGNGECSYHMWKQRFPVRQEFRVERRMEVDEWVITLAFPNGERLRRAMNSSPGVYAFLPTEMVTNFPFIIQADFLLASSRETILLDNKWNQGILECVPTAFAHAFNTLVKTVEGAPASSLPPMFRFLPVQASSYKELNAVRESIKAKMIDEDIIPVEPEMEQRFFHKPREVGRLIPAFWTLLRKAKNQGVSLIKLSSHGRFVLSYSFDSTEYDPILSFLGVEPVNDDWYVKCIQGTSNLVVGVSEHVYLELLLFIADNWGSKFGRTNMKNIPLIKCADYGNKSLCSISEIQKNECRVFLSSHPSIVSWLIDCNREFISVTRLLFMPKATQEAIWACSRKDTLKKWLADQVGVGSVDVKRYAVDLLENSFNERRLVVAYAHFLYQSFDNDLLSSREVSSLCENMPLVDSYGNVIRSRRGVVVPANGSKWADLTDSNLWRNEGYVELGDHYISSSNFAGKHTPHKKLLEFLINYAAAVDVPHISAPTDGISSVSGPLTKKNAFLLLEWIRQLKYKRACIPQKFLTCIKEGSWLKVTLNGSPGYRPPSQSFLLTSSWGNTLQNGSVSVDIPLIDESFYGESIREYKEELMTIGVMFEYSEACEFIGKHFMSLAASSSLTRGNVYSILRFIKFLRDKCLSPADFISTIRQGNWLKTSLGYRSPVGSVLSDREWNVASKISNIPFIDQDFYGDEICNFRTELELLGVVISFNNSYQLIIDNLKSPFLITWTPEVVILMLKCMNISESPDKVVDALKGAKCLKTRIGYKCPGECLLFHHEWGCILQVVSGLPVIDHEFYGSNIFRYRNELKKIGVAADFEEAARVFARYFRECASKCSISKENVASLLLCYRTLKGTSYKFPADLMSCIGKAEWLRTRLGYKCPRECILFSPEWKDISPITLLPFIDDSESCYGRSIHEYRKELKSLGVIVEYKEGLNLVASSLNLPKDSSRIFPVNVLALLECVRVLQAKGHTFLHEADFMKKVSQAWIKTHAGYRSPTECLLFDSKFGLYLKRTDGPFIDEEFYGTKMATYKKELSTLGVVVEAEQGCRLISGHLYNHNENEAFARLYSYLSAFKWEPDTDAARRIWIPKGEWVHPDECVIKDKDELFGSQLTVLEKHYDQKLLLFFSSAFGVKSKPTVDDYLKVWKVWESSGSALPHDDCCKFWRYISMHWNSTTEKTVADALVKVPVSSGSEGILLCNKSDAFIADDLLLKYLFEKSTSESLFVWYPQPSLPSIPRTKLLDMYRKIGVRTISESVQKEELSLADEVQVESFPREKLIKKSLLKLILGFLGAPAMGIEADKRQKAVQCLVNVTVVETTKPITVSYSLSLPNSERKVLRAEGSRKVRFDRDNSMIFTQKLDKSGGQKSLIEFVTCFSEAISESVLWESTDHIDTLAELIKVAALLDFNEEAVDFLMKFKNLQTFMEDEEFLKTV